The sequence AAGATTCAATTTTTTCTCATTTTTTGTTTATTTACAATTAGCAAAAATGTGAATGCTCAAAAAGAAAATTACAAAGTTTATAGTATCGGATTCTATAACTTAGAAAACCTTTTTGATACACTAGACACTCCTGGTAAGAACGATGAAGAGTTTCTTCCTAGTGGTTCTTATAAGTGGACCGGAAAACGTTACTTAGAGAAACAAGAAAGAATGGCAACAGTAATTGCCAAAATTGGAGCTGAACTAGCAAAAGCGCCTCCTACAGTAATAGGTTTTAGTGAAATTGAAAATAAAAGTGTTTTAGAAGATCTGATTAATCAGGATGCTTTAAAGGAGTTTAATTATGGAATTTGCCATATAGAATCTCCAGATAAAAGAGGGGTTGATGTGGGACTAATCTATAGAAAAGATCAGGTAACAATTGATAAAGTATCTAGCAGAGATCTTAGAATAAAAGAAACGTACGCTGGTAATAATTGGGAATTTGCTTCAAGAAACCAATTAATTGTTGAAGCAGAGTTAGCAGGAGAAAAATGTGCTTTTATGGTCAATCACTGGCCGTCAAGAAGAGCTCAATCGTCTTACAGAGAAGCAGCAGGAACATTAAATAGATCAATTATTGATTCTTTAAGAACTATCGACCCTAACATTCATTGTATCACAATGGGCGATTTAAATGATGATCCTACCAATAAAAGTGTAACCAAGGCATTAGGAGCTATTGGAAATTCAGATAAGTTATCATCAAAAAACATCCTATACAATCCTTTTAATAAGATGTATAAAAAAGGGTTAGGAACATTAGCATACAGAGATAGTTGGAACCTGTTTGATCAAATAATAATTTCAAAAGAACTCAAATTAAACAAAGAAGGTCTATTCTTTTATAGAGCTGAAATCTGTAATTTCTCAGAATTAAAAAATAAAGAAGGCAGGTACAAAGGGTATCCGCATAGAACATATTCAGGTGGCAATTACTCCGGAGGTTATTCGGATCACTTCCCTGTCGTTATCTATCTAATTAAACAAATCTAACATTTATTTTCTCTCATCAATCTATAAAGATGAAACATATTTTGACTTCAATCTTGTTGTTCATTCAATTTGTAGCAATTGCTCAAGAAGGAACAATGAGTGGTACTGTTCGTGTGAATGGTACAGAAAGAGCTCTTGTTGCAATACGAGTAGCCATTAATGGAAATACGTATATTACTGATGAAAATGGTAAGTTCGAAATTCCGAGCGATATCAATCTTAAAGATGCATTAATCCATATTTCTGCAGATGGTTTTGTACCTGTAGACATTAAGTTTAAAGATAAGATGGTGATACTCCTATCGCCCCAACTTGATGATGCTAACTCTATTGCTTTATCACTTACAGATCTAGACGAAGATGACGGTGATACACAATCTACCCCAGGTCTTTTATTCTCGTCGGGCGATGCTTATTCTGCTATTGCTGGTTATGCTTGGGGACCATATTGGTTTAGAGCTAGAGGATATCAGTC is a genomic window of Flammeovirga pectinis containing:
- a CDS encoding endonuclease/exonuclease/phosphatase family protein, which produces MTKIQFFLIFCLFTISKNVNAQKENYKVYSIGFYNLENLFDTLDTPGKNDEEFLPSGSYKWTGKRYLEKQERMATVIAKIGAELAKAPPTVIGFSEIENKSVLEDLINQDALKEFNYGICHIESPDKRGVDVGLIYRKDQVTIDKVSSRDLRIKETYAGNNWEFASRNQLIVEAELAGEKCAFMVNHWPSRRAQSSYREAAGTLNRSIIDSLRTIDPNIHCITMGDLNDDPTNKSVTKALGAIGNSDKLSSKNILYNPFNKMYKKGLGTLAYRDSWNLFDQIIISKELKLNKEGLFFYRAEICNFSELKNKEGRYKGYPHRTYSGGNYSGGYSDHFPVVIYLIKQI